In a single window of the Nymphaea colorata isolate Beijing-Zhang1983 unplaced genomic scaffold, ASM883128v2 scaffold0745, whole genome shotgun sequence genome:
- the LOC126409684 gene encoding photosystem II protein D1, which yields MTAILERRESTSLWGRFCNWVTSTENRLYIGWFGVLMIPTLLTATSVFIIAFIAAPPVDIDGIREPVSGSLLYGNNIISGAIVPTSAAIGLHFYPIWEASSVDEWLYNGGPYELIVLHFLLGVACYMGREWELSFRLGMRPWIAVAYSAPVAAATAVFLIYPIGQGSFSDGMPLGISGTFNFMIVFQAEHNILMHPFHMLGVAGVFGGSLFSAMHGSLVTSSLIRETTENESANEGYRFGQEEETYNIVAAHGYFGRLIFQYASFNNSRSLHFFLAAWPVVGIWFTALGISTMAFNLNGFNFNQSVVDSQGRVINTWADIINRANLGMEVMHERNAHNFPLDLAAVEAPSTNG from the coding sequence ATGACTGCAATTTTAGAGAGACGCGAAAGCACAAGCCTATGGGGTCGCTTCTGCAACTGGGTAACCAGCACTGAAAATCGTCTTTACATTGGATGGTTCGGTGTTTTGATGATCCCTACCCTATTGACCGCTACTTCTGTATTTATTATCGCCTTCATTGCGGCTCCTCCAGTAGATATTGATGGTATTCGTGAACCTGTTTCTGGTTCTCTACTTTatggaaataatattatttctggTGCCATTGTTCCTACTTCTGCGGCTATCGGGTTGCATTTTTACCCGATATGGGAAGCATCATCCGTTGATGAATGGTTATACAATGGCGGTCCTTATGAACTAATTGTTCTACACTTCTTACTTGGTGTAGCTTGTTACATGGGTCGTGAGTGGGAGCTTAGCTTCCGTCTGGGTATGCGCCCTTGGATTGCTGTTGCGTATTCAGCTCCTGTTGCAGCTGCTACTGCTGTTTTCTTGATCTACCCTATTGGTCAAGGAAGCTTCTCTGATGGTATGCCTCTAGGAATATCTGGTACTTTCAACTTCATGATTGTATTCCAGGCTGAACACAACATCCTTATGCATCCATTCCACATGTTAGGTGTGGCTGGTGTATTCGGCGGCTCTCTATTCAGTGCTATGCATGGTTCCTTGGTAACCTCTAGTTTGATCAGGGAAACTACTGAAAATGAGTCTGCTAATGAAGGTTACAGATTCggtcaagaggaagaaacctatAATATCGTAGCTGCTCATGGTTATTTTGGCCGATTGATCTTCCAATATGCTAGTTTCAACAACTCTCGTTCCTTACACTTCTTCCTAGCTGCTTGGCCTGTTGTAGGTATCTGGTTCACCGCTTTAGGTATCAGCACTATGGCATTCAACctaaatggattcaatttcaatcaatccGTAGTTGACAGTCAAGGTCGTGTTATTAACACTTGGGCTGATATCATTAATCGTGCTAACCTTGGTATGGAAGTTATGCATGAACGTAATGCTCACAACTTCCCTCTGGACCTAGCTGCTGTCGAAGCTCCATCTACAAATGGATAA